The Anabaena sp. PCC 7108 region GAATTGGTTCCTTGCTAGGTAGGAATGATGAAGAATAAGTTTTTAGGTTGTCTTTATCAACAGCGATGACTGTACTGTCTCTATAAGGTCTCAAGTAGGTCGATTGTATGAAAGAAGAGCTCAATATTTTAATTCAAGCTCAATACCCTCTAATCTACCTTGTGACCTCCGAGGAAGAGCGGGCAGAGCAAGCAATTTCCACGATCGCTCAATTGTTAAAGCCCCAACGCCGGGTATATGTTTGGACTGTAACTCATGGCATCATTGAGTATGGTCAACCTCGGAATACAACGCAACATAATACAGTGTCTCCCGAAGCGGCGATTGATTGGATTATTCGTCAAAAAGAACCAAGTATATTTATTCTTAAAGATTTACATCCGTTTATTGATGCGCCAGCAACAACGAGATCGCTACGGGATGCGATCGCTAGTTTCAAGGGAATGCAAAAGAACATCATTTTGATGTCTCCCATGCAGCAAGTACCCATCGAACTAGAAAAAGAGGTTGTTGTCCTAGACTTCCAACTGCCAGATATGGCTGAGTTGAACAAAGTTTTAACTAACCACCAAGAACAGCATCGTGGCCGAAGACTAACCACCGAGGCGCGAGAAAAACTTCTCAGAGCAGCTTTAGGTCTAACTAAAGACGAATCTGAAAAAGTGTACCGTAAGGCTCAGGTAACTACCGGACGACTAACGGAAGATGAAGTAGATATAGTTCTATCTGAGAAGAAACAACTGATTCGGCGTAATGGCATTCTTGAGTACATCGAAGAAGATGAAACCATTGATGCTATTGGTGGCTTGGATGAATTGAAAAAGTGGCTTAAACAACGCTCTAACGCCTTTACAGAAAGAGCGAGAGAGTATGGTTTGCCTCAACCTAAGGGGATGTTGATTCTCGGTGTTCCCGGTTGTGGTAAGTCACTAATTGCCAAAACTACCTCCCGTTTATGGGGTTTACCAATCTTGCGGTTAGATATGGGGCGGGTATACGACGGCTCAATGGTGGGTCGAAGTGAAGCAAATCTGCGAAACGCCCTGAAAACAGCAGAATCAATTTCCCCTACGATTCTGTTTATCGACGAGTTGGATAAATCTTTTGCGGGTAGTGGTGGTTCTGGCGATTCCGATGGGGGAACATCAAATAGAATTTTCGGTTCTTTCCTCACCTGGATGCAAGAAAAGAAATCTCCAGTTTTCGTAATGGCGACTGCTAACCGCGTGGAACGCCTACCTGGAGAGTTTTTGAGGAAAGGTCGCTTTGATGAAATTTTCTTTGTGGATCTGCCCACACCTGAAGAACGTCAGGATATCTTCAACATTCACCTGACCAAACGCCGCGAAGAAATTGCTAGATTTGATTTGGAACAACTAGCAAAAATGTCTGACGGCTTCTCTGGGGCAGAAATTGAACAAGCGATTGTGGCGGCGATGTATGAAGCTTTCGCCCAAGATCGGGAGTTCACCCAATTAGATATTATTGCTGCATTGAAGTCTACTTTGCCGCTGTCACGAACGATGCAAGAACAGGTCACAGCTTTAAGAGACTGGGCTAGACAGCGTGCTAGACCCGCAGCATCCTCCGTCGCTGAATATCAGCGCATGGAGTTTTAAAAGCTTTCTCCTGCAATGTCAGGGGGGAAAGGTTAGCTACAAAGCTAACAGTTAGGAAAAAAGCCGCTCCCAATTAATGCGGCTTGGCTGAAAAGAAACCGTTGTCGTTTTTCTCATCAATCTTCTCATTGGAGGAAACCCAAATGTCTCACTTTAGCACTCTGCGTACCAAGATCACCGATGCCGAAATTCTTAAGTCTTCTTTGCGCGACTTAGGTATCAGCGTCAAGACAGAAGCTGATGTTCGTGGTTATAACGGTCAGCGTGTACGTTCCGACATCGTTGCTGTATTGGAAGGCGAGTACGATTTAGGTTGGTCTCGCAACAGTGATGGTTCTTTTGACCTTATCGCTGACTTGTGGGGTGTTGCTAAGAAGCACAACCAAACCGAGTTGATCAACTCTATTAACCAAAAATACGCCGTTAACAAGACTTTGACTGAAGTAAAACAGCGCGGTCTGCAAAACGCCAATGTCAAATTGGTATTGCAATAATATTTTCTCTGCGCGTTCCCAAAGCTGAACGGGTTAACCATGTAATAGCGGTTAGCCCGCTTTTTTTGTCTGAATCAGGATTTACAGGATTAAAGGATGTACAGGATTTGATAATAAAATGATGTCTTAATTTATCAACAAAAATGATAAAGTATCATCAATCTCTTTTAACTTAAATTATTTAATCATGGTTCTTAATTATTTCCACAACATTGTAGAAATTTTACCAGCAATTATTGGATTTTCAATTACTGGAATATTTATATTAACATCTGTCTTTTCTGTTAAATTCCCTGAATATAATGAAAATCCTCCGGGAATTTTAATCTCAAGTTTTATTTTTATAGTATCTGGCTTTCTCTTTGAGATTATTTATGATTCTTGGCCTTCAATTCAATGTTGGGCTGAAAATCACCAGAGCATTGCCTTTGTATTTACTATCTCAGGAACTTTGTTTACTGGTTTCTGTACTAATGGATTTTCAAGAAAATTAGCAGATGATAAAGAAAAGCGAGAAATATCTGTTTTATTTAGAAACTCTATTGATTCACAAGTAAAATCATTGAAGATTATTAATCTTTATTTATCATTTGCTTTAACTGAAGAAAATATCAATTGTATGAAAATCTACAAAAATAATCTTCTCACTTCTAAAGCTTATGATACAGCATTGAATAAAATAGGTATTTATGATGAAAAAGATACTGATATAATCTCGAAATATTCAAATGAATTACAACAATGTTTCAACTATATTGAACGTTTCTTAATTGAATTAGATGAACATATTCAATTTAATGAAACTCATAAGAAAACTCATATTAATGAACCTGAGTATCAACCTCAACATGAGAGAACTTTAATAATTGTTAAAATTGCCATTTTGACAACTTCTATTTCTGGTATATTCACAAGCTACTATTTATCAAAACGTTATTTGAATAATAATTTAGGGAAGTTACAGGATGAATTTTTTAATTATTATGAAGAGATACTAGATAAGTTTAAAGAGGAATTACGTTTGAGTGAATTCAATATAATGAATAGAGTTATTTCTAGTGATTTATTTGATAAACTAAAATATATAAGAAATAATTTTATTGAAAGTAGCAATAATTATAATGTATCCTCCCGAAAACCTATATATCTCTGTAGACTTATTATAAAAGAACCAGTTGGCAATTTTGGCGTTGCTGATTTCGGGTATGATTTTGATTTATTAGCGATCGCTCAACTACTACATTATCAATACTTCAGATTATTAGATTTTTATTTTCATACCTTGATTCAGCAACGCCCAAAATTGCCAAAATTGTATATCAACCATACAGATGATATTGTAACATTTGGTGAATCACCAGAAGATGTAAAAAATAACTGTAATAGTATAATTGAAGATTTAAAAAATAAGCATAATTTGGAAACAGAAATTCAATATTCTGATATAATTCCTGAAATCATTTCTCCTTGGAAGTAAGTAATTTATTTAAACCCTAAATCATGGAGAATTTTAGCAAAATATGTTAGCTTTGCTAAAGGCTGATGTACTTGTAAAATATTCCAATAATAGTTACTAAGGTGCGTAATAGGATAAAAAATCATGTGGGAAGCTTTTGGAGTATCTGTATTTGGGAAAGTAATTAATTATATTACTGATGATGTACTTTATGAAGCTGAAAAAGCTGTTACTATTTCAAAATTTGCACAGAAAGCTATAGAAATTTTAGATGCTGTACCTAGCATATCTCATTGTCATGACAGAGATTTTAAATGGTCTAGACCTATATTTGTACTGAAAGATGGTACTGTAGTTAAAATTTGCAAAAACGTTATTGGACTTAACCATATTTTTCTAGCTGATAATCATGGGTATCTAATTTTTGGTGGGTTTGTAAATTGGAGTAATTCAGGTAATCTGAAAAATGCAATAAATCGAATTAAAAATGAATTAACATAAGTGAAATCAACAAAACTTTGGGAAAGTTGATACTAAAGTGATTGCTCACAGCTTTATTTAATCAATAATGAAATGATACTTTATTTATCAACAGAAAATTTATGAAAGTGGAAAATATTAATTGTAATTAGGAGTCCAAAATCATGAACTCTCTTGAATTAAGACAAAAAATTGAACAAAATTTATTAACGATTTCACCAGAAAATTTAAAATTGATTGATGAATTTGTGGAATTCATTAAATATAAACAAGAAACAAGTTCATTAGAAACAACTAACTATAGGCCAGCTACAGGACTTTCAATTTTACGTCATGCTGGTACATGGGTAGGGGACGACTTAGAAGAATGTCTGGAGTTAGTCTCTGAAACCAGAGGTAAAGTGAAAATTAATAATCGTATTAATCCTTTTGAGTGATGTATCTTTTAGACACTATATGGGTATCAATCAGATAATTTATTCCCATTGTTGCGATTCTTCTTCAGGTAGAGGATCAAAAAAGGTGTCACTGAGTTTTCCTGTTAGTATTCCTGGTGTTCTAGGTTGAGGTTTTGTTTGATTTAATCCTACGCGGAAATAGTGGATTAAGTTATAAATTTCTGCTAGTTTTTCTTCTGGAATTTGTTCTAATTCTTTGATAATTTTATGGATGATCATAATTTAATTATTAGGGTGATTTCTGCTTTTTAGTATAGCAGGATTTTTATTGTTAAGTTTGTTGTGATTCAGACAATGATTATGAATGCAAGTCTTCACGCCATGTAAAAATAATTTTCTCCTCAGCTTGCCTAAATTCAATATTGAATTTATCAAATACAACTTCTCTTCCCAATAGCAATTGTTCTCCGCCTGTATTGGTTTGTAACCATGCTACAGGAGCAATAACATTATGTCCATCAATCGTCATTTCTACATTACGTAAAACGTACTCAACTCTGCCACCTATAGTTTCTGCTAATAAAGTTGATTCTGCATCAACTAAAGCATAGCCTAAATCTTGACCTACTTTCAAGGAAATTAAACTCAATTCATCACCAGAATCTACTAACATTGTTGTAGAAAATTCTATATCTCTGTGCTTTAAATTAACACTATAATTTGGTTGCTAATCATGACGAGCAACAGTGCGAAAGCGAATTGGTAAAATTTCTACAGAAGCAGTGCGACGGGGAACTAAATAAATTAAAAACGTCTGTTTTGCTGCATTCGCTAATTCTAAAACTTCGCGTAAGTTTTCGCTATGTGCAATTATGCCATTAGCATTATAAGCAACATATTGATTTTTATATAAATCTAATAACATTTGGCGGTTGTGATTCAACCACTTGAGTATTTCATCGGTTTCGCTTTTAGAGGCTGTTGTGTTCATATTCTTTGCTTTTTTCTATAAAGACAGTTTATATCACTATACTTATTTTGTTATAAAATAAATGCAAGTAAATCTGGCTTAGGTTTTTTATGAGTTCCCGTCGCATTCTGAAAGCTGGTGAATCTTATCCTTTCAGCCGATATTTTGAATTATCTTTTACTATTGATGATATTTTAGCGGAATTAAACTGCACTATTGAAAGGAAAAATTTAACATTACCTGAATCTTCAGAAACTTTAAATTTACAGTTTTTACAGCACCAGATTCAGCGTAATTTATCTCACATAGATTTAGTGAATGAAACTACTAGACGTGAGGCTTTAATTGGTCCCATTCTGTTTGAGGTATGTGATTTAACTAATCAGCGACTGAATATAGAATATTCCATTGCAGTAAATGATTATTTGAAAGGAACTGTAGATTATTATATTGCAGCACCTCAAAATTTATTAGTTATTGAAGCAAAACAATCAGATTTAGTGAGGGGATTTACTCAACTTGCTATTGAATTAATCGCACTTGATCAATGGACAAAATCTACTTCTGAGCTTATTTATGGAGCAGTTACGACTGGTGAAGATTGGCGTTTTGGAGTTTATAACCGCACAAGTCGTCAAGTA contains the following coding sequences:
- a CDS encoding AAA family ATPase gives rise to the protein MKEELNILIQAQYPLIYLVTSEEERAEQAISTIAQLLKPQRRVYVWTVTHGIIEYGQPRNTTQHNTVSPEAAIDWIIRQKEPSIFILKDLHPFIDAPATTRSLRDAIASFKGMQKNIILMSPMQQVPIELEKEVVVLDFQLPDMAELNKVLTNHQEQHRGRRLTTEAREKLLRAALGLTKDESEKVYRKAQVTTGRLTEDEVDIVLSEKKQLIRRNGILEYIEEDETIDAIGGLDELKKWLKQRSNAFTERAREYGLPQPKGMLILGVPGCGKSLIAKTTSRLWGLPILRLDMGRVYDGSMVGRSEANLRNALKTAESISPTILFIDELDKSFAGSGGSGDSDGGTSNRIFGSFLTWMQEKKSPVFVMATANRVERLPGEFLRKGRFDEIFFVDLPTPEERQDIFNIHLTKRREEIARFDLEQLAKMSDGFSGAEIEQAIVAAMYEAFAQDREFTQLDIIAALKSTLPLSRTMQEQVTALRDWARQRARPAASSVAEYQRMEF
- a CDS encoding DUF1257 domain-containing protein, which produces MSHFSTLRTKITDAEILKSSLRDLGISVKTEADVRGYNGQRVRSDIVAVLEGEYDLGWSRNSDGSFDLIADLWGVAKKHNQTELINSINQKYAVNKTLTEVKQRGLQNANVKLVLQ
- a CDS encoding retropepsin-like aspartic protease, with protein sequence MLVDSGDELSLISLKVGQDLGYALVDAESTLLAETIGGRVEYVLRNVEMTIDGHNVIAPVAWLQTNTGGEQLLLGREVVFDKFNIEFRQAEEKIIFTWREDLHS
- a CDS encoding DUF5678 domain-containing protein — translated: MNTTASKSETDEILKWLNHNRQMLLDLYKNQYVAYNANGIIAHSENLREVLELANAAKQTFLIYLVPRRTASVEILPIRFRTVARHD